From Salvia splendens isolate huo1 chromosome 3, SspV2, whole genome shotgun sequence, a single genomic window includes:
- the LOC121793960 gene encoding uncharacterized protein LOC121793960 — translation MVKIGTKLPNFCLNRIRPLARVRSPPNNATFADQEKKDTCEKPAANGRKIMIVVDPSAVAKNAVQWTLSQAVQNQDLVVLLYVIKPSKQGDGDVKNDSRIPAFLTSMKSMCQVKRPEVRVEVEVVEGKEKGPAIVEAARRQEAALLVVGQKKRSVTWRLMLTWAGGRVAAAAAGGGVAEYCVQNASCMALAVRRKSKKVGGYLITTKRQKDFWLLA, via the exons ATGGTCAAAATCGGCACTAAACTGCCTAATTTCTGCTTAAACCGGATTAGGCCTCTAGCCCGGGTTCGTTCGCCTCCCAACAACGCTACTTTTGCCGATCAAGAGAAAAAGGACACTTGTGAGAAGCCGGCTGCCAATGGCCGGAAAATAATGATCGTGGTAGATCCAAGCGCTGTGGCTAAGAACGCGGTGCAGTGGACCCTCAGCCAAGCTGTTCAAAATCAAGATTTGGTGGTTTTGCTCTATGTCATTAAGCCTTCTAAACAAG GGGATGGAGATGTAAAAAATGATTCAAGAATTCCTGCATTTCTCACTAGTATGAAGAGTATGTGCCAAGTGAAGAGGCCTGAG GTGCGTGTGGAGGTTGAGGTGGTGGAAGGGAAAGAAAAGGGCCCTGCTATAGTGGAGGCAGCTAGGAGGCAAGAGGCGGCGCTCCTGGTCGTTGGGCAGAAGAAACGGTCGGTGACGTGGCGGCTAATGCTGACGTGGGCGGGGGGAAGGGTGGCGGCGGCCGCAGCCGGTGGTGGAGTGGCTGAGTATTGTGTACAAAATGCTAGTTGTATGGCCCTGGCTGTGAGGAGGAAGAGCAAGAAAGTTGGGGGATATCTTATCACTACTAAAAGGCAGAAAGATTTTTGGCTATTGGCTTGA